The following is a genomic window from Desulfosoma caldarium.
GGGTTTGTTGAGCAGCGCCTTTTGCACGAAGTTGGGAACGACCATGCCGTATTGCCCGGTCTGGCGAGGCCCCACCGTGTTGAAAAGTCGAACCACAACCACCGGCAGCTTTTTTTCTTCAAAGTAGGCCAAAGCCAAAAACTCATCCAGGGCCTTGGAACACGCATAGGCCCAGCGCCGACACGACGTGGGCCCAATGAGGCTGTCGCCATCCTCCCGAAGCGGCGCTCCACCATTGTCGTCCATGGCCTTACCGTAGACTTCCGACGTGGACGTGATTAGGACCTTCTTTTTGTGCCGATTGGCGCAACGCAGCACCACCTCGGTCCCTCGAACATTGGTTTCCAGCGTCTCCACGGGGCGGTTCATGATGAGCTTCACCCCTACAGCCGCTGCCAAGTGGTAGACTTCATCGCATTGGGCCACCAATTCGTCCATGAGTGATTCATTGAGAATGGTGTCCACGACATACTGGAAGTTCCGGTTGTCTTTATGCTCGGCTACGTTGTCCAACCGACCCGTCGATAAGTTGTCAATAACAGTGACTCTGCACCCTTCATCCAACAAACGATCGACCAGGTGCGACCCGATAAACCCCGCTC
Proteins encoded in this region:
- a CDS encoding SDR family NAD(P)-dependent oxidoreductase translates to MNTRDTKTVLVTGGAGFIGSHLVDRLLDEGCRVTVIDNLSTGRLDNVAEHKDNRNFQYVVDTILNESLMDELVAQCDEVYHLAAAVGVKLIMNRPVETLETNVRGTEVVLRCANRHKKKVLITSTSEVYGKAMDDNGGAPLREDGDSLIGPTSCRRWAYACSKALDEFLALAYFEEKKLPVVVVRLFNTVGPRQTGQYGMVVPNFVQKALLNKPIIVYGDGSQSRSFTHVSDVVEALVRLMAEPRALGQVINVGNPQEITIRDLAELVKEMTGSRSEIEYIPYERAYGPGFEDMRRRCPDIRKLEELTGFTPRVDLRGIIQSVIAYFQS